GGCGCGCTGTCGATCAGCATCCGGAGCAGTCCAGCCTTGGCCGGCGAAAGCTCGCCCATCGGTCACGCCCAAAGCCGCCCAGACGGCGGCGGTAACCAAGATGCCGCAGGGGTGGTTAATGAAGGCCGAAACGGGCCTTTCAGGCTTCGGCCCGCGGCAATCTGACCGTCACCTTCAGTCCGCCCATGGCGCTGTCGTCCAGCACGAGGTCGCCGCCGTAGGCCCGCGCCAGTTCATCGACGATGGCCAGGCCCAGTCCTGAGCCGGGCGCGCTCTCATCGAGGCGGGCCCCGCGCTTGATCACGTCCTCGCGGCGTTCGGCGGGCAGGCCCGGGCCATCGTCCTCGATGGCGATAGTCAGCCAGTCGGCGCCGGCCGGCGCGGCGGTCGCCCGGATGTTGCGCCTGCACCAGATGCCGGCGTTCTCGAGGATGTTGCCGACCAGCTCCTGCAGGTCCTGCCGCTCGCCCCGGAAACACAGGTCGTCGGGCGCGCGCCAGTCGATGGTGACGCCCTTGTCCTGGAAGATTCGCTCCATGGTCACGGCCAGTTCGTCCAGCACGGCCGAGACATCGGTGCGCTCGCCGGTGCTCTGCGAGCGGGCGGCGGCGCGGGCGCGGCGCAGGTGGTGCTCGACATGGGCCCGCATGGCCTCGGCCTGGCGCTCGACGATGTCGGACAGCGCGCCCGGCGTGCTGCGCGCCTCGGTCAGCATCACCGCCAGCGGGGTCTTCAGGGCATGGGCCAGGTTGCCGACGTGGGTGCGCTGGCGCTCGACGACATCCTGGTTGTGGGCCACCAGGGCGTTGAGCTCGCCGGCCAGCGGCGACAGTTCGGCCGGATAGTCGCCGACCAGCCGCTCGGCCTTGCCGCGGCGCACCAGGGCGACCTCGCGGCGCAGGCCGAACAATGGCGCGAGGCCGATGCGGACCTGCAGATAGACGGCCAGGATCAGGCCGGCGCCCAGCACCACCAGCGCCCCGACGATGACGGCGATGAAACGGTTGGCGGCCTCGTCGATCGACTCGCGGTTCTCGGCGGCCATGAACAGCACCGGCTTGTCGCGGCCCGGAATGGAGCCGACCTGGGCGGCGGCGTGCAGGCGTTTGCCGAGCGGATCGACGGTGTCGAAATAGACGCTGGTCCCCGGTGTTTTGGCGGCGGCCGGGCCGACCTCGGCGGGAATGGCCAGGTTGCTGTCCCAGATCGAGCGCGACTCCACCAGCGGCTTGACCACGCCCTTGGCGTCGAGCTCGGCGATCTGCCAGTAGAAGCCGCTGTAGGGGCGATAGGCCCGCACGTCGGTCATCGGCGGGGCGTAGACCTGACCGTTGTCGACGGTGGTTTCGGCCTGCAGGCCGCGAATGGATTCCTCCAGCCCGGCCTCGAAGCGCTGGACGGAGGCCTGGCGGAACAGGTGGTTGAGGCCGAACCCGGCCAGCACCAGCATGCCGATGCTCCACACCCCAGCCAGCAGCACCAGCCGCAGGACGAGCGAGGAGCGCCTCAGGCTCCGGAAAAGGGGCAGGCGTTCTCGCGCTTTACCGCGCGCCTCGCTCACGCGTCGCTCTCACCCTCGAGGGCCATAATGCGGTAGCCGAGGCCGCGCACCGTTTCGATGCGGTCCTGGCCGATCTTCTTGCGCACCCTGCCGATGAACACCTCGATGGTGTTGGAGTCGCGGTCGAAGTCCTGGTCGTACAGGTGCTCGACCAGCTCGGTGCGGCTGATCACCCGGCCCTGGTGCATCATCATGTAGTGCAGCAGCCGGTATTCCAGCGAGGTCAGGCGCAGCGGCTCGCCATTGACCGAGGCGCGGGCGGCGCGGGGGTCGAGCCGCAGGCCGCCGCAGGACAGCTGCGGGCTGGCATGGCCGGCCGAACGGCGGACCAGGGCGCGCAGGCGGGCCAGCAGCTCTTCGGTGTGGAACGGCTTGGTCAGGTAGTCGTCGGCCCCGGCGTCGAAGCCGGCCACCTTCTGGCTCCAGTTGTCGCGGGCGGTGAGGATCAGCACCGGCGTCGAGACATTCTCGCGCCGCCATTTCTCCAACACCGACACCCCGTCGATCTTGGGCAGGCCAAGGTCGAGGATGACCGCATCATAGGGTTCGGTCTCGCCGAGGAAGTGGCCTTCCTCGCCGTCCGGGGCGTGGTCGACGGCATAGCCGGCGTCGCCAAGGGCCAGCTTGAGCTGGCGCGACAGGTCGGGATCGTCTTCGACGAGCAGAATACGCATGGATGGAATCCTAGAACTGGCCGGTGGCCGCGTCGACCATGAAGTCTTCGAAGCGACCGCCCGGGAAGCGCAGCCGCATCCAGTAATACTTGCGGCCGCCCTGCATGCGGGGATTGGCGTTGACGTACTCGCCGCCGGTGCGGCTCTCGACCATGCGGATCAGCTGGGACAGGGGGATTTCCCGTTCGCGCGGGGCGTCTAAACCACCCTTCTGCTCCTGGCGGTCGTCGCGGTTGCCCTTCCCACGACCCTGCGCATCCGCCGCCATGGGGATGGCGGCGGTCAGGATCGCGGCTGCAAAAAGGGCGACGAGACGTTTCATGCCTGTGCTTCTAGGGTCCGTCGTCTGAATGGCGGCTGAATGAACAGGTTATGCAAGGTACGCGACCGCCTGTCACGGGCCAGCGCCCGAGAGGCGAGAGCGATCAGCGCTTCTTGGCGGCGTAGGGGCGCTTGGCCTTCCACTCCTGGGCGAACTGCTCAAGTTCCGGGCCGGCGACGTCGGGCAGGGTAACCACCAGCCGGGCCACCAGGTCGCCGCGCTTGCCCTTGGCGTCGATGAAGCCCCGGCCTTTCAGGCGCAGCTGCTGTCCGCTGTTGCTGCCCTTGGGCACCGTCAGGGCGACGTTGCCGTCCGGCGTCGGGGCCTCGACCTTGCCGCCCAGCACCGCGTCGGGAACGGTGATCGGCACGTCCATGATCAGGGTGTCGCCCTCGCGCCGGTAGATGGGGTGGGGGCGGATGCCGAGCTCGATCATGGCGTCGCCCGGGCCGCCGCGGCCAGGAGCCCCCTGGCCCTTCAGACGAAGGGTCTGGCCATCCTGGGCGCCCTTTGGAATCGCCACCTCGATGGTGCGGCCGTCGGAGAAGGCGATGCGCTTCTTGGTCCCGCGGATGGCGTCTTCCAGATCGATGTCGATCTTGGCGCGGACATCCTGGCCCTTGGTCGAAAAGCCGCCGAAGCCGCCGGGATTGCGCCCGCCGCCGCCGCGCCCGAACATCTCGCCGAGGATGTCGTTCAGGTCGACGCCATCGGGGCCCGGCCCACCGGCCGGCCCGCGCGGCGACCAGCCGCCGGCGCCCGCGCCGCCGCTTCGTCCGAACGGGCTCTGCTCGTGGCCCTCGGCGTCGATCTCGCCGCGGTCGAACTTCTTGCGCTTCTCCTCGTCGCCGACGATGTCGAAGGCCCCCGAGACGCGCTTGAACTTCTCCTCCGCCGACTTGTCGCCGGGGTTGGCGTCGGGGTGGTACTGCTTGGCCAGCTTGCGGAACGCCTTGCGGATGTCGTCCTGCGACGCACTGCGGGAAACGCCCAGCTCCAGATAGGGGTCGCGCGCCAAGGATACCTCTTCACAAATCAAAGTCGGTCGAAGGCCTCTACCTAAGGCAACGCGCGGCCCACGCAAGGGGCACTGTTGTAAAATTGCAACTTCGCGCGCCGACGCTGTCGTTTTCGGGCGGCTAGAAGCTCGCCCGCTCGACGGTGACGGTCATGCCGCCGTCGTCGCTGACCACCTCCAGCCGGGCGTCCAGCTGCTTGACCAGGGCCTGGACGATCACCGTCCCCAGGCCGCCGGTCACCTCGCCCACCGAGGCCGTCGCCAGCCCCGGCGTCTTGCCGATGCCGTTGTCGGCGACGGTCAGCTTCCAGTTCTCGCCCCGGCTCTCGTAGACAACCCGCACCAGCGCGCCGTCGCGGCCGGCGGGAAAGGCGTACTTCACCGCATTGATCACCAGTTCGGTGACGATCAGCCCGACGCTGACCGCCTGGCCCGAACTCATCCGCCCGTCGTCGGCCGTCACCGCCAGGGCGATCGGCCGGTCCTCGGCGATCATCGAGCGGCCGAGCCCCTCGCACAGCTTGGTCAGGTAGGGTCCCACCCCGACCTCGCCGATGCCCTCGACGGCGTGCAGGTGCGACTGCACCGCCGCCACGCTCATCACCCGCTGATGGGCGTCGCGCAGATGGTCCCGCGTCTCCGGCGAGGTCACCCCGCGCGCCTTGAGCATCAGGATGCTGGCGATGATCTGCAGGCTGTTGGCGACCCGGTGCTCCATCTCCTGCAGCAGGATCTGCTTCTGCTCCAGCAGCGCCTCGGTCCGGGTCAGCAGGGCCGCCAGCTCCTGTTCCAGCCCGCGCCGGGCGGTGATGTCGGTGAAGGCCAGCAGGATGGTGTGATCGGGGCTGGTCTCGTAGACCACCTTGCGGGCGTTCAGCAGCATGGTGCGCTGGCCGACGCCCGGGAAATCGTGGCTGACCTCGAAGTCGTCCATCGCCGCCCGCTCGGGGATGATGGTCTCCAGCAGCAGGCGCAGGGCCGGAATGTCCCACTGGCCGTCGCCCAGGTCGTAGAGCAGGGCCCCGCGCGTGTGCGCCTCATCGACCTTGAAGGTCTCGTAGAAGGCCCGGCTGGCGGCCATGACCCGCAGTTCGCCGTCCAGCACCAGCAGCGGCTCATGGATGGTGTTGACGATCGCCTGGGCGAGCGTCTGGGCCTCGGCAATCCCCTGCAGGGGGTTGATCATGGCGAAAGGACCAGGCCGATCTGTAGCGCGGGGGCGGCGACCGATTTCGATCAAAGGAAAACCCCGTTCGGCTTATAGGCGATCCGGTCGACAGAGTCGCGCCGGAACCGACGTAGCGGTGTCGGAAGCATCGTAACCTCCGGCGGCCCGCAAGCCCCCGCGCCGTTCAGAACAGCGAGGTCGTCATCCCCCCATCGACCACCAGGCTCTGGCCCACCACATAGCCGGCGAAGTCGCCGCACAGCATGGCGATGACCTTGCCGACTTCGTCGCTTTGCCCCACCCGGCGGGCCGGAATGCGCAGCTGCTTGGCGAACAGGGCCTCGGCCCCGGCCCGGTCGAGGCCGTTCTTCTCGCCCAGGGCGGCGAGGGTGCGCTCCAGCCCGTCGGTGGCCACCATGCCCGGCAGCAGGCAGTTGATGGCGACATTGTCCCGCGCCAGCCGCCGCCCGACCGCCGCGCAATAGTTGACCAGCGCCGCGCGCGCCGGCCCCGACAACAGCCGCGTCTCGCTGGGAAACTTGGCCGCCACGGTGGCGACGGCGACCACCCGGCCCCAGCGCCGCGCCGCCATGCCCTCGCTGAAATGCCGGATCAGCTCCACCGGCCCGACCAGGCCGCTGCTCACCGACCCCAGCCAGTCGGCCTCGCCGATGGCCCGGAAGTCCTCGACCGGGGCCGGTGGCGAGACGCTGATCACCAGGATGTCGGCGGCCGGACAGGCCGCCGCCAGCGCCGCCCGCCCCTCGGCCGTCGAATGGTCGGCCACCACCGGCGTCACCGACGCCCCGGTCGCCGCCGCGATCTCGCCCGCCGCCGCCAGCAGCCGCGCCTCGCCGCGCGCCGACAGTACGATCCTCGCCCCCTCCCCGGCCAGCGCCAGGGCGGCGGCCCGTCCCATGCCGGCGCTGCCGCCGGCGATCAGGGCGGTGCGGCCCGCGATCCCTAGGTCCATGTGCTGTTCCTCAAGCTGACCCGCCGCTTGTCCCCGCCCGCCCCGCCCGGGTCAACCGCCGGCGCTCGCCCCCGCGATCTGTCGAAGCCCGGCTATTGTAGCACAGGGCGGCGAATAAATACTGTTATAAATCAACCGCCTAAGACCTATCCGGGAACCATCCGGGTCGTCATTTCCACCCCTCGAAACCGCCCTGTAGACCCACCCGAAACCACCCGGAAACCACCCGATGTCGCGGCGTTCGGGGAACGCCGGAAAAAGGGGCGAAATCAATATGTCTAGACATATTCATCTTGCCGGAGGGCGGGGCGCGGCCTCAGCCGGCGCCTTCCACATGGCCGTCGAAGCGGGGGGCGTCGTCGCAGATCATCACCCAGTCCGGCTTGTCGCCGACGAAGATGTGGCCGGCGATGCCAAGCTGCGGATGGCCGTCCAGCGCCCCGGCCGGCACGAACATCCGCCCGCCGTCCGGCGTTGGCTGCGGCATGGGACAGCCGCAGCCGCCGCAGAAGGTATGGCTCCAGCCGGTCGCCGTCTCGAAACGGCGCAGCTGCTCCTCGCCGCCGACCCATTCGAAGCGGTCCTGGCGGACGTTGAGCACGGCGTTGGAGCCTGTGCCGGAGGCGCGCCGGCATTGCGAGCAGTGGCAGAAGCCGACCGGCGGCAGGCGGTCGAACAGGCGGAAGCGGATGTGGCCGCAGAGGCAGCGGCCGGTGGCGGCGAGGGGGCGGGGGCGTCGGAAAAGCAGTCGGGCCGGAGGAGGAGGAGGTGTTTGTTCGGCGGTCGGCGTTCTAGTGGGCGTTGAGGGATAGGCAGCTGGAGCGCGCACCGGGATCATAGTGCCCCAGCCAAACACGATCAGGCCTGCCGCGTTCGCCCCCGGTTGGCACGCCTCGAACCTGTCCGGCCGCTTCACCTAGCGCCTGCAGAAGTTTCCCGGCATGATTGTGAAAGGGGGAACGATGAACCGACTTACCAAAACCGAAATTCAGAACGCGCTGCTAGCGGGTCAACCAGTCTCTTGGACCACTTCGACGAACAAGTCCGAGACTATCCAGCTTAGCAAGCCTGAGCAGCGACGCCTATTTTCGTATCTTCTGACCTCGTCAGTGCGAGAACCTAAGGGGCTCAGCGATGCTTTCGTTGACGGGCTTTCCCAAGCCCGCTCCGCAGAAGACGATCCTGCACAACAGGCATCAGGCCCTGGGTCACAGGCGAACCTGGGCGGACCTTGGCGCCTCCAAAAGCTAGAAACTCAAGGATTTGGCGGTCTAAACATAAGCGGCGGTCCGCCATTTACATTGGAATTCGATGCGGAGAGCCTTCTGCTACAGGGGCCAAATGGAAGCGGAAAATCATCGCTAGTAGCCGCCATTCTTTGGGCACTCACCGGCGAACGGCCTCGAGATCAATCGGCAGAAAAACCGGAGGACCGTGCTGCGGTATTCGACAGCGAGAACCGACCCATCGGAACTTGGCCTCCCGTGGCCTCCTATCCCGCCGACCAAAGCGGCCTCTCTGCGAACCCATTGGTTCGGGTGACTCTGACGTTCGTGGATCCAAACGGTAGCACGGCCCAAGTAGAGCGGCTTCTGAAGGATGGAGAGATCATTCCTCCACAAAGCCCGACACTCCAAGTGCCCGACATCTTCCTGGAGACTGGGCTGCTTATGCCTGCTCGCATGGCGCGTTTGCGCCTTGAGAAGGGACCGACCGCCCTTACTGCGGCGGTCCAGCGCCTGACCGGTTTGGACGACTTGATAGACATTGGTCTTCTGGCTGACGGGCTATGTCACAAAGGACGAGAATATCTCACGACGCATTCCAAAGATTTGCTTCACCAAACTTCATTGTTTGAGACAGCTATTGCAGAAGTTCGCCGTGCCTTGGAGCCCACAGGCGAACGCGTAGAATCCTTCAAGCCCAAGGATACCGATGATGTCCAAGGTGATCTTGCGGCGCTTGGCAAGAAACTTCGGACGCGAGCCGGCGAACTCACAAAGGTCATTGCTGACGACCTTACGGAGGGTTTGGACCTAACGAATGCCAAGGTTCAGTTGGATGTTGCTGGAGCAATTTCCGGTGCGCGCGAAGAACTTACGCTGGGCTTAGCAAGCTTGGCTCCCTGGAAGACACTTGAAGCTCTTTCAGCGGCCGTTGTTGCTCAAACTCCAAGTGCATTGGAGCGGATCGCCTCCAAGGCAGAAGATGCGATCATCGAAGCATTGGCATTTGATGACAGGGCCAAGAGCGATTCAAGGCTGCAGATGAAGGCGCTCGCAGCGCACTGGCATGAGGCGAACCGCTCCGGCCCTGTTGCTGATTGCCCGTTGTGCGATGAGGTTTTGGCCGACCCGACATTAACGGCAGAAATTGAGAATTTGCGTTCAAGCGGGCAGGCAGCCACTCGACAGCTCATTGATAATCTAAATGCAATTCAGGCGGAATTTGACGCAGCCATTCATCAGACTGTTGCTGCGGCTATCCCTGACGCTTCAACATTTGCGCCTAGACAAGCAGTTGTCGACGGCTTGGTTGCGCGTTTTGTAGAGCGCGAGCGTTACAGCTCCTTCCTAGCAAGCTTCACGAAACTGGTTTCCAACCAACTGAAAGCGGCCCCTTCCGAGGAACTCCCTCTAGAAAGCTCCCCCGAGCGGAGCGGGTCAGACCCGAGCCAGCCTCTTCGAGGCAGAATCTCTGCGCTCAGGCGAATACTCTCACTTGCTGAGTGGTTCGATTGCCACTCCGAAGACTGGCGGTCATGGTGGGGCTCCGCCGCCGGCCTCCGAAGAGAGGAAGAAGGCGAACACTCTGAGGAAAATTCTGAACAGGTTGAAAGCCTCAACTCGCACCTTGCCCGCTTGTCGGATGCTCTTGGGGAGGCTTCGCCCTATCGGATCGCTGCGGAAGCATTGGGCCGCGCATGGACAGCCGGCCGAGAAGCCAGTCGTCTTCAAAAGCTCCAAGGTCTCCGAGAAGATATCGCCGAACAGCTATCCCCGCTGAAAACCTTGGGCGCCCTTGCAGAGGCTCAAGCGCGGATGGCTATAGGCGCCCTTTCGACTGATATCTCAGATATTCTGAAGAGAATTCAACTGAACGAACGATTAGCCTTTAAAGGTGCCCAACTCCAAAAGAAGACAGGCCTGCTGGTTCAGGCGGGATTTGACGAATCCTTCAAGATCGATGCAACCCTAGTTGCTAATACGTCTTGGCTCAGGGCCCTGCTATGGGCATTTTTACTAGCTCTGAGAGCGGAAGCTGTAAAGCAGCACGCGAGTGATCCGCTTGCCCTACTGGTCCTTGATGACCCGCAAGCAACCTTTGATGCTGAGCACCGTCACCGTTGGGTCGCTGAGATAGCAGGACTTCAACGAAGTCCGATTCCCACTCAGATCATACTGGCGACCCACGACGAAGTATTCTTGGAACTAGCGAAACTGGGCGGCATCTCGGGTCGAGAAGCGATCATCGTTTCTGCAAGTTCGGAGCTTGGTCATGCGGCAATCTTTGAAGGAGCCGCTCTTGATCGGCAATGGACCCGCGCTTTAGCTGAGAATACGCCGTCTGCTGGCCAAGACTACATTGCTGCCGTACGGGTGCACGTTGAAGGGCTACTGCGGCTGATGCTACGAGGCCAGGACGCTGGAGTCACATCCGTTCTCTCCGGATTCGTGCTGGGCGATTCACGCGAAAAGCTGCGGCAGTTGAATGCTGCAAAGTATGCCCCTTGGGACAAAGCAGAGTTCAACCGCCTCATCGGGCAGCTTAACGCTGGCACCGTTGCCATTAAACACATGGAACTATCCCACCATGCTGGTCGGACTGTACTCGGCATGGGCGAGGCGACGGACGTTGAGCAGCATTGGCGAAAAAACCTCGCTCCGGCCCTCAACCGCGCCTTTCTCATGGCTAGGGAACACCAACTGCTCCATGGCGGCCTGAACGCACTTCATGCCCCGCAGCCCAGTTGTGAACTGCCCAACGGATACACCGACAAAATTCGCAGCCTGCGACTAAAGATAGTCGGCCGGGCGGCAGCTTTCAGCGGCAGTTCGGCAGCAGACGGCCGAATGGATCTGACGCTGGAAGCGGCTGGAGATACTATCGTTTTGGGGAAGCACTGGGCGTTCAGGCTGAATGCCCCAACTCTCGAACCTGTGGCGCGTAAGGGCGATGTGCTGTTGGTAAGAGAACTCGGCGCTCCCTCGTCTAGATCGCTGGTAGTTGCCCGTGTAGAAGATCGAATCGTCGCGCGGCGATTGGAAATTTCGGAAAATCACAGCGATGTCGCAGTACTGACTGCGCAATCCGTTAACCCCCAACAGATTGCTCCGCCGCTGGTGGTTAAGCAATCGACGCTTGATTTGCATAAGGTGGTCGGAGTGATATTTGACTCTGCCCGCAGGATTACTCAAGGCGATGATGAAATATCTGACTGTGGCGGCGAGTCGGCTATTCATCATATTACGGCTGCCATCCACGGATTGGTGGAGGTTTCGGGCCAAAGCGCCGAGCCGATTGCCTTAGACGGGCAACTTCTTCTTGTCGGGGCCCCTTTAGCGCCGGCCGATGCACTTTCTCAGTTGGACGGTCATCCGGTCATTGCTGGGGACGGCAACGAGAACCGGTACTTCAAGCGACTTCGCCACATGGACAACGATGTGGTGGTGCTAGAGAGCTTGGAAATCAGTGGAGACTTCCCCCCTATCGTTCTCAGTCACAACAAAAACGCAACGACTGACTTGGCTCAGGTCTGGCCAGTGTTGGGGGTGTTATTCGAGCGTGCTTAATTCTTAGCGCGGGAGTGCTCCCTTCCCTTCCGGTAGTTCAGCCCCCCGGAACAAACCCCCTCCCCAACCGCTCCCCCCTCCAAGGGTTCGCGATCGTCGCCGGCCTTCGGAGAACCACATGTCCATTCTCGCCTGGATCGTCCTCGGGATCGTCGCCGGCTTTATCGCCAGCAAGCTCATCAACAAGTCCGGCAGCGGCCTGGTCATGGACCTGGTGCTCGGCGTCGTCGGCGCCGTGGTCGGCGGCTGGCTGTTCAATCAGTTCGGCAGCGCCGGGGTGACCGGCTTCAACCTCTACAGCCTGTTCGTCGCCGTGGTCGGGGCGGCGGTGGTGCTGCTCATCTACCACCTGGTCTTCCGTCGCGGCCGCGTTTAGGCGCACCGCTTCGGCCCGCATAGAGGGCCGCAGACAAAGGCTCCCCGGCATCGCTGCCGGGGAGCCTTTTTCGTTCTGCAACCGGTCCAGGGGGCGAGGGCGGCGTCGATTCCTGTCAGGGCGACAGCGGCGGTGCGCTGGTCGGCATGCCCTGGCTTCAGGCGTTAGGCGGGACGACGGTCGCCGTCGTCTCTCCGAAACGCCGTCGGCCGGGCGCTGACTGTCAGACGCCGGGCGGCGGCGAGGGTGAGGTCGCCTCTGGGCTCCCTTCTCCCCTCGCGGGAGAAGGTGGCGCCGGAGGCGTCGGATGAGGGGGCTCACCGTCTTCCGACACCGCCTGTCCTATACGTCGCCAACCTTCTGCCGCTCTTAAACCCTCTTCCTCCCACCGCTTCGCGGCGGGCCCCTCCTTCTCCCTTAGGGAGAAGGGAAAAAAAAGCTCCGGCATATGCATATGCGATAGCCCTTCCCCGCAACTGGGCATGGCCCAGACAAAAGGCTCCCCGGCATTGCTGCCGGGGAGCCTCTTTCGTTCCGCCACGGGTTCAGGGGGGCGAGCGGGGCGGAACGGCTGGTCTCGACCAGCATTCTAAAACGCGCCGGGAAGGGGATCGTTCGGTCTACCAGCGCGATCATTTGAGAATTGTCAGATCGGCCTGGAATTCCGCATTGGCCCGCTAGACCGGCTCCATGCCGAAGCCCGCCTCGTCGAACACCTCCAGCCCTTCCGGCATCGGCGGCGGGGGCTCGCCGGCCATGCGGGCCAGGAGGTAGGCGACGGCGAGGACCATGTCGGCGGCGTCGTAGGGCTTGGGCAGGGAGGCGATGGCCACCGTCCTGGCCGAGCGGGCGCGGCTGGTCTGGCCGCTGATCAGCAGCACGGGGATGCCGAGGGCCTTGAGATGTTCGGCCAGTTCGATGCCGTCGTCGCGGCCGGCCAGGCGGATGTTGACCAGGGCCAGGTCCGGCTTGCGCTTCTTGGCGACGACGACGGCCTCGGCGTGGCGTTCGGTCAGGTCGAGAACCTCGTAGCCGGCCTCGACCAGTTCGTCGCGCAGGATCATCGCCACCAGGGCCTCGTCCTCGACGATCATCAGCGTCTTGCCGAGCCGGCCCGGCCCGGTCGCCGGGGGGTTGGATGGGGGGGTCATGCACTTTCCTCCGCGCGGGGCGTCTCGGCGATGTCTTGCCGCGCCGCGCGGGGGTCGTCATGAACCAGGGCGATGCTGGTGTGCTGGATCGACACCTGGGTGCCGGGATGGCGGGCCGAGGTCTCGACCACGGCGCCCAGCTGGCCGGCCAGGGCGCGGACGATGCTGGCCCCCATGCCGACGCGGGCCGGGGCGGTGAGCGGCATGCCGACGCCGTCGTCGCGCACGCACAGCACCCAGTTGGGGCCGTGGAAATTGTAGTCGACCTCGATGTGGCCCGGCCGCTCGCCCGGAAAGGCGTGCTTGAGGGCGTTGATCACCAGCTCGGTGATGATCAGCCCGAGGCTGACCGAGACCCTGGCCTCGACCACGCCGTGGCCGCCCTCGACGGTCAGGCGGATCCGCGAGGGATCGGCGATCATCGAGGCGGTGATGCTGCGGCAGAGGTTGAGGAAATAGGCCTGGACGTCGACGACGCCGCTTTCGGAGGTGGACAGCAGCCGCTCCAGGGCGGCCACGGCCATCACCCGGCCGTGGGCGTCCTTGAGGTTGCCGCGGGTTTCCTCGGAGCTGGTCTTGCGGGCGTTCTGCAACAGGACGCTGGCGATGATCTGCAGGCTGTTGGCTACCCGGTGGCGGACCTCGCGCAGCAGGACGCTGTGTTCCTGCACCAGGGCCTCCTGGCGGGCGGCGTCGGCGGCGGCCTCGGTGACGTCGGTCACCCCGATCAGGATGCGGGTCTGTTCGAGGTCGAGGTAGACCAGGCGGCGGGCCTGGATGATCAGGTTGCGGACCGGCTGGCGGGGGCGTTTGAGGTCGATGTCGCGGGCCTCGGCCGTCGCCTGGCCGCCGACGGCGGCGTCCATCAGCAGGCGCAGGGCGGGGCTGTCCCACTCGCCGGCGTCGAGATCGTAGAGCGGACGGCCGACGACCTCGGCCTGGGCCAGGCCGAAGACGTCGCAGAAGGAGAGGCTGGCGGCGACGACGGTCAGCTGTCCGTCGAGCAGCAG
The nucleotide sequence above comes from Caulobacter sp. NIBR1757. Encoded proteins:
- a CDS encoding ATP-binding protein, translating into MLVLAGFGLNHLFRQASVQRFEAGLEESIRGLQAETTVDNGQVYAPPMTDVRAYRPYSGFYWQIAELDAKGVVKPLVESRSIWDSNLAIPAEVGPAAAKTPGTSVYFDTVDPLGKRLHAAAQVGSIPGRDKPVLFMAAENRESIDEAANRFIAVIVGALVVLGAGLILAVYLQVRIGLAPLFGLRREVALVRRGKAERLVGDYPAELSPLAGELNALVAHNQDVVERQRTHVGNLAHALKTPLAVMLTEARSTPGALSDIVERQAEAMRAHVEHHLRRARAAARSQSTGERTDVSAVLDELAVTMERIFQDKGVTIDWRAPDDLCFRGERQDLQELVGNILENAGIWCRRNIRATAAPAGADWLTIAIEDDGPGLPAERREDVIKRGARLDESAPGSGLGLAIVDELARAYGGDLVLDDSAMGGLKVTVRLPRAEA
- a CDS encoding response regulator transcription factor yields the protein MRILLVEDDPDLSRQLKLALGDAGYAVDHAPDGEEGHFLGETEPYDAVILDLGLPKIDGVSVLEKWRRENVSTPVLILTARDNWSQKVAGFDAGADDYLTKPFHTEELLARLRALVRRSAGHASPQLSCGGLRLDPRAARASVNGEPLRLTSLEYRLLHYMMMHQGRVISRTELVEHLYDQDFDRDSNTIEVFIGRVRKKIGQDRIETVRGLGYRIMALEGESDA
- a CDS encoding J domain-containing protein; the encoded protein is MARDPYLELGVSRSASQDDIRKAFRKLAKQYHPDANPGDKSAEEKFKRVSGAFDIVGDEEKRKKFDRGEIDAEGHEQSPFGRSGGAGAGGWSPRGPAGGPGPDGVDLNDILGEMFGRGGGGRNPGGFGGFSTKGQDVRAKIDIDLEDAIRGTKKRIAFSDGRTIEVAIPKGAQDGQTLRLKGQGAPGRGGPGDAMIELGIRPHPIYRREGDTLIMDVPITVPDAVLGGKVEAPTPDGNVALTVPKGSNSGQQLRLKGRGFIDAKGKRGDLVARLVVTLPDVAGPELEQFAQEWKAKRPYAAKKR
- a CDS encoding PAS domain-containing sensor histidine kinase, translating into MINPLQGIAEAQTLAQAIVNTIHEPLLVLDGELRVMAASRAFYETFKVDEAHTRGALLYDLGDGQWDIPALRLLLETIIPERAAMDDFEVSHDFPGVGQRTMLLNARKVVYETSPDHTILLAFTDITARRGLEQELAALLTRTEALLEQKQILLQEMEHRVANSLQIIASILMLKARGVTSPETRDHLRDAHQRVMSVAAVQSHLHAVEGIGEVGVGPYLTKLCEGLGRSMIAEDRPIALAVTADDGRMSSGQAVSVGLIVTELVINAVKYAFPAGRDGALVRVVYESRGENWKLTVADNGIGKTPGLATASVGEVTGGLGTVIVQALVKQLDARLEVVSDDGGMTVTVERASF
- a CDS encoding SDR family oxidoreductase; the encoded protein is MDLGIAGRTALIAGGSAGMGRAAALALAGEGARIVLSARGEARLLAAAGEIAAATGASVTPVVADHSTAEGRAALAAACPAADILVISVSPPAPVEDFRAIGEADWLGSVSSGLVGPVELIRHFSEGMAARRWGRVVAVATVAAKFPSETRLLSGPARAALVNYCAAVGRRLARDNVAINCLLPGMVATDGLERTLAALGEKNGLDRAGAEALFAKQLRIPARRVGQSDEVGKVIAMLCGDFAGYVVGQSLVVDGGMTTSLF
- a CDS encoding GFA family protein, coding for MRAPAAYPSTPTRTPTAEQTPPPPPARLLFRRPRPLAATGRCLCGHIRFRLFDRLPPVGFCHCSQCRRASGTGSNAVLNVRQDRFEWVGGEEQLRRFETATGWSHTFCGGCGCPMPQPTPDGGRMFVPAGALDGHPQLGIAGHIFVGDKPDWVMICDDAPRFDGHVEGAG